The following is a genomic window from Episyrphus balteatus chromosome 1, idEpiBalt1.1, whole genome shotgun sequence.
TAcagttttttaaagttatacAGCACAAAAGTAGTTAAAATATACTAAAGGCTGGCTAGGAGTGTATAaatgatttatattttgaaattctcTTGCACTTAAATTTccgtttaaaaatgttttatttttgtttaattttttcatttgtattgtttataataatttgttatagattaagaataaaattgttatttatataaagaaaaaatgtataataaatatttaagtttgggatgaaaaataaaagtttttttcaaaaaaaaattattggagaCATCAGATAaattagttttgcaaaaaaaaaaaaacaaaaaaaaggatatcaCACGAATTAAGGCAAGAGTCTGTATAAGCCAAAAGTTATTTGCGGAGTTTAGTCAAGACATAATTCGCATctagaaaataaaaactgtCCCTCCGATTTACTTGTTAATGCATACAGTATTGAACGaaacttaggcccaatttattcacactccattaaacttaaagtttccattaaaaacgggaaattttaaaatttctatgcgatttgacatattttcaatttttaatggcgactttaaatttaatggagagtgaataaattgggccttagaatAATTTTCCCTAATGAATGCTCAAACaatacgatttaaaaaaaattcctaaatggCTTCCCCGATCTCTCGTAGAGCATCcagttttatacaaattttgtgtAAGTAACTAAAGACAagtcatcaaaaaaattaaatacgggtactttagtagaaaaaaataaccctaaaagataatttaaaagcatttagatttttgaataaaaaaggttacacatacaccacagtgaccctgtaaattaaacagaaagaaaaaaaagaataattacaaaaatctcTAACTAATGAATACACTTCGTATTATCAAAACAGTCGTTTTGGAGACATCTCCCCCATTTTGGGGAACGTTATTATAGTACTATTTTTGGTGTTTGGCGGTAAATTGAGGAATGAATTATTTCGTGCTCTGTTCGTTTATGAACAAATAAATGATAACCGTACAAAaaatttgagcatgaaattgtaattataaaacaaagatgaatttttatcgaaatttaCCACCTGCATGATTTTTACCCGTATTTTGgtaaatttctttgttttttttttaataagatttacggccaatttcttcacataagtcctaagtcagcttagcacccggtctagctagaccaggtcctagcaatagtactcggtcctaaggaaaagttaggacccgagcatttcttcacatatataggacctgatctaaattcacaacgcagtcctaagaaataatacgtataaaactggactaactgtcattctgacaatattttgatgtttgaaatattttattttgatatttcagcAGATTAAACCacattaaaaatatacaaaaaacagtaaattaatgaaattatcattaaaataatttttaaaaaatattgtgaagatTGAAAAGAAGCCAACAAGAACAGAAGATAAATTCTATTAAGAACTGTTACAATCAAGAATGAAGATAATGTCTGGATCGTATACAAAAGCGTCGGCAAGACTGGTAACTAGTTCACCAACGAATATAGGTTGGCTATTGCCTGGGAAAGTCGCCGaccgaaaaaaaatcattttaaaataagtaataaaaaagacGATTACTATGCTATGTATGCTATGATTACTATGTTTGTTCATAATGTACATTcatatctaaataaaaataacgttttaGAAAAACTGCAGCTTTATTGTTttggtacagtttttttttataacagtttATAACAGGACGAAGAGAATGAAGACAAGTTTGAGCATAACCTTCAATACTATTTGTAAATAGAATACTTTTGCAAATACATTTTGCGTTGGAAATAGGAAGATGGTTTTCACACGGCCATCACGAATTCTAAACATGTCCTCTGCCCGTAAAATGGTACCGAAAGGTGATATTTTGAGTGAATATTGTATGTAGGTGACTCCATTTATATTTATACTTAACCATGGTTTTCCTATCAAAAATGCAGtgccaacgattttttttcataataatttattcaaaaattgctTTGCTATTGCAATTTTTCACGGCAGGTGAACGTATTTGTCGTTATTATTCATGAATTATATCTAATGCAAAAAATCGGTTATTATGTTTTtggtaaattaaaacaaaatcatccaaatcattaaaatcaatAGAAACGCACTTGTCAAGTGCAACAACacccaagaaattaaaaaatctgccAGATAtctcttaaaaataattaaatccaTTGCTTTGATTGAAGTACTAACCGTtagactaccgattttgaggtcctaataaataccgagtcctaactaatactcggtaccaatttgacagtactaagGCTTAggacttttgtgaagaaatcacttggtaccgatctgagtactaacgattggtataataaccaggtactaatcgattttgaggagctagctaggaccaggtcctaactagtactcggtcctaaattgacagttttaGGACCTAGTACTtgggtgaagaaatgagttggtactgatttgagtactaactttaggactaggatCGGTATTAGCgttaggactctgtgaagaaatcggccgttaAAGCAAAGAAACTACCTAATTACTTGTTTAAAAATCggataattttgttaaattttcaactgagaaaacaaaattaaacttcaaaacttaatttctttaaaaataaaaatagtacaACAAAAtcgataaaatgaaaaaaaattgtgttgaagATGACCAGAGTAAACCACGGTAACAAAGTATTTAGTAAGTCAGCGATTTCCaaacctttttaaaataataaagtatTGTTTGTTACTagtttacgaaaaaattcgagttcaaaattgttaacaaaaaagttttggtgTGTTAACATTGCACCACATTCCTTACAAATCTTTTTCTTGGACTAATAACATGGTGCTtctatgaaaataaaagaagattcTTTTATGAAGGTAAGCTTTAactaaaaattttcacttttcattatcaaatcacatttttttgcaattagaGCTTGTTGTGATTTTATTATGATGacactttttaaattataattgacAAAATCTCAAAGCTCAAACCTTGTCGATAACCTTGAACctttaaataatttgaaaaccTTTCGTAACAATTTTTGTTCGGATCTCAACTCTCATGAAATGACTCATTTTCGGAGTttcatttatacttttttgttattaatggggaaaatgtacttatttttaattttttgtatgaattttataACACTCAATTATTTTAAGGCATTGGCTTTTTGAATCAGACTTATTCCTTTGTGATGTAAATTCTCACTCTGTCAGGGGCGCCTTTCAAATataacaactaaaaaagcacttagttaaaaaaaaaaccgtttctaTCTTTTATCGAACTTTATCACAAATTGAACTACAATTGATTTCGCTTTATTCACGACAAAAATTTCACCAAACTTCTCTGCAAATTCCCCGTCGATCTCGCTTAAATCCCGCTTCACAATTTGGATCTTCCTTAATCGGAGTTTGTGCAGTCATATCGTATTTCATATTATATGTATCAATATAATCCTCTGCTGAATTTCCTGTTACGAATTTTTCCTTAACTTTTTTGAGCGAAACAatctaaaagtaaaaaaaataaatactttaaaaatattttgcattaacatttttaaaaatctaaaagtaCCTGTACATTCGGTTCACGTCTTGGCTTAAGCAGGTCAGGTTTGTCATTGGACCACAGTTGTGAAATATGAAATTCTACCGAAAGTCCAACGAAAAATTGTAACAACATGAAAATGCAAAGTAATAATTGAGTTGCAATCTTCATCGTGGCTTTTTcaaatacttttgaaaaataaatctgaTATTGCCctctttatatttaaaattttgagtaaataaataaagtcctgtcgataaaaaaaaacgtaggacTTATCTATACAAAAACATCAACAACCCTAACAAAAACTAGATAAAGATATTTTCATACAGAACCTCATGTCAACAAATATGgaatttcctttgataaaacTGCAATCATGTACGTCATAAGAAAGTTTGAATCATAACTTGGAGGAGTTTGTATTTTgaatatatgagttattaaataaataaacagagGGTCATTTACATTACACAATCATTACTTCCTCTTTATCGTTTTTTATCTGGATGATCGATCACCTAAGACCTGAGTAATAGATTTTATCAATCAGTAATGCCTCgtcaaaaatttaagtttaaaaaaaaaaaactttaaaataaataaaccaaataagtacgaaagttgatttttttcaacgaatAGCTCAAAACCACTTATGACAGTGCCTTTTTCGGTATAATTTGTAACCCAGCGAAATTGATGGGCTTTTCAGGATGACGATGCAGAATACTGGCTACTCCGTTAAGATTGGAAGAAATTCAACCGGACATTCGAAATAACCAGAGGATTGCGGAAGGGTAATACATGATTAGAAAAACAACTACATCCTAatacatatgaaaaaaaaaaacaaatttaagactttagataaacttaaaaatgaaattgtgaatagaattaaaattttgaagtcaataaaactaaactaaactaaaaaaacattaaaaaaaacaaaatattacacAAAGAAAAGAGATTTAAATAGCtcaatctattaaaaaaaaaaaacaatcaaggaCTAAAATCATCAAAAGCAATAGACATGACACAAAAGACACATGATCTTAAAGAAAAGTAAATACGGTGGGAATTCTATAAGTCATCTCTTCATAAATTTGTCAACAGAATTGAATAACGAAGACTACAAAATCTTATTACGTAAGAATTTTGCTGTAAGTTTTAGAGGAAACTTGTGGTTTCAGTTCTACTTAAAGATTGCATAAATGAAAAAGAACTTATAGAGATGGGAGTGCCACAAAGGAGTGTCTTGGACCAACACTGTTTTGCCTTcatttgtatatttaaaattttaccaaAAGCTCACTAAGCGGATTtcctgttttattttattatctcGATACAAATCAACTTCAAACATAGAGgaacaaaagaaataataatattaacgCCTATGTGGGCTTGAGGTCAAATTCGTTATTTATCCTAATTTTTCTTCGACGTTTCGGTTGTAGTTACAACCTTCTTCAGGAAGCTATAATAAATATtcttagagccgatttttcaatcttctaataaacagtcagttagtcagctattacatgaagcctcaagaggctagactcttttttctaattttcttttgataatcattctgtgaggctcgtactattacacgatgcctcttgagtccaggactcaaatttgacatttctcttttgatttaaaatttgttgttgtattgcaccaagaagcaaaaagaaatgaaagagaatgttgaaaaaaggaaaagtggaaaaagaaacgtcaaaaaagagtctcagaattccgacccacgactccctggtcggataattttttgtttcatcttttttctcttttgcacccattacgtttgaaaagaggcgtgcctcttgaggcttcatgtaatagctgacttaacTGTTCGACAAAtgaagttattaggctcattaATAATCagataacaaaattaaattttttaatcaagaaaaattattttacagaaagggcacgttcaggaaatattagggactagatatttaggcaacgtcattttctgaacggaaatttgagtaaattgactaaattagtttggatgtgatgctattgtcaaatttcaaaatttatttaagaattttaccggtcgcatgggtaagacaccaaatttcacttaactgtaatgaataaataaaattaattataatgcactttttagttgttttttacacaaataaatttaattttgctaaattaattctttaattaaaaacaatctgctgtcatgttgacaaaaaaaaactttcctaaatttttagggaaaattttcttgcctaactttccagtcagctttccaataaaattacctaaattggaaggattttttttgacagctgaccaattagataccgagaaattacctaaatatttagtgcctaacgtttctgaacctgcccaattcttcttcttcctttttctcggcgctgttatgatcttgatgtcgaggggatcataactatcccacgtaactgcttcacactagtgatccgcctgtggggttcgccgggttgacctcagaaatcggcggcaagcttcc
Proteins encoded in this region:
- the LOC129907032 gene encoding uncharacterized protein LOC129907032 produces the protein MKIATQLLLCIFMLLQFFVGLSVEFHISQLWSNDKPDLLKPRREPNVQIVSLKKVKEKFVTGNSAEDYIDTYNMKYDMTAQTPIKEDPNCEAGFKRDRRGICREVW